In the genome of Paenibacillus sp. FSL R5-0766, one region contains:
- a CDS encoding substrate-binding domain-containing protein yields MTAHCAYTGLKEATILKNNITMRDIADRLGVSSVTVSKALNDKDGVSGELKEKIKVLAVEMGYRYNAAARSMKEGLTHNIGVIIPERFTGPTQSFYVRVFQRITKHLEEQGYYGILHILNVEDEEELTLPKLYSDNKVDGFIVLGQISKEYIELVRSMEVPKMFLDFYDEHSDIDSVVTDNFYAAYELTNYLVQQGHRNIAYVGNLYSTSSIQDRFLGYYKSLLEHRLPMNPDLVLNDRDERGTFIEIDLPEQLPTAFVCNCDQVAHLLVQKLTSMDIQVPGQCSVVGFDNDIYAMLSDPKLTTVEVDVEQMARTAVQSMLKKVDNPNRSFGRVHVKGNIIYRDSVSAVPASSDTMNM; encoded by the coding sequence ATGACAGCACATTGTGCCTATACCGGCTTGAAGGAGGCGACCATACTGAAGAACAATATCACCATGCGGGATATCGCCGACAGGCTCGGGGTCAGCAGTGTGACCGTCTCGAAAGCATTGAATGATAAAGATGGCGTGAGTGGCGAATTAAAGGAAAAAATTAAAGTGCTTGCTGTTGAAATGGGCTATCGGTATAATGCTGCTGCCCGTTCCATGAAGGAAGGCTTAACCCATAATATTGGCGTAATTATCCCGGAGCGTTTTACCGGGCCTACGCAGTCGTTCTATGTACGTGTGTTCCAACGCATCACCAAACATCTGGAGGAACAGGGCTACTACGGTATTCTGCACATTCTGAATGTGGAGGATGAGGAAGAATTAACGCTACCCAAGCTATACAGCGATAACAAAGTCGATGGTTTCATTGTGCTCGGACAGATCAGCAAAGAGTATATTGAACTGGTGCGATCGATGGAGGTTCCCAAAATGTTTCTCGACTTCTACGATGAACATTCGGACATCGATTCCGTCGTTACCGATAACTTTTACGCTGCCTATGAGCTGACGAACTATTTGGTTCAGCAAGGCCACCGGAACATTGCTTATGTAGGGAACCTGTATTCCACGAGCAGCATCCAGGACCGATTCCTCGGGTACTACAAATCCTTGCTGGAACATCGGTTGCCAATGAATCCGGATCTGGTTCTGAATGATCGGGATGAACGGGGTACGTTTATTGAGATTGATCTGCCGGAACAGCTGCCAACCGCTTTTGTATGCAACTGTGATCAGGTCGCTCATCTGCTCGTTCAGAAGCTGACTTCCATGGATATTCAGGTGCCTGGCCAATGCTCTGTTGTTGGTTTTGATAATGATATCTATGCGATGCTCTCCGATCCCAAGCTCACAACTGTTGAAGTGGATGTGGAACAGATGGCACGCACGGCAGTTCAGTCCATGCTCAAAAAGGTCGACAACCCAAACCGCAGTTTCGGCCGTGTACACGTGAAAGGCAACATCATCTATCGTGACTCGGTGAGTGCTGTGCCTGCCTCATCAGATACCATGAATATGTGA
- a CDS encoding AGE family epimerase/isomerase, whose protein sequence is MNTKTIELQSEIKAHWEKQILPFWSNLKDTTHGGFYGWVGNDLQVNQQAPKGGIATARQLWSFAAAYRVTGNERWREHAEHAYRFLADHVMDTEYGGMYWMVDYTGEALDTSKHVYTQSFGVYSLSEYYRATGDASALELAKTLFALIEDKGLDAELPAYKEQFDRTWKEQPNEMLSENGVIADYTMNTHIHVLEAYTTLYRVWPDQQVKAALERLLGILYERVYDQDTKFLGVFFNKHWESIIDLRSFGHDIEASWLIDEALKVLGMEQHPEYAAMVTDIAYNISNVAVNEDGSLLNEQEGEHIDEKRIWWVQAEAMVGFYNAYQRTGDPMFLERVERLWTYTKENIIDQRAGGEWYWSVDGNGTPDQSEIAGPWKCPYHNSRFCIELIERMGSE, encoded by the coding sequence ATGAATACAAAAACAATCGAACTTCAATCTGAAATTAAGGCGCATTGGGAGAAGCAGATTTTACCCTTCTGGTCCAACCTTAAAGATACAACCCACGGTGGGTTCTATGGCTGGGTGGGCAATGATCTTCAGGTTAATCAACAGGCACCCAAAGGCGGGATCGCCACAGCACGACAACTCTGGTCTTTTGCAGCAGCGTATCGGGTTACCGGAAACGAGAGATGGCGTGAGCATGCTGAACATGCATACCGTTTTCTCGCCGATCATGTGATGGATACCGAATATGGCGGCATGTACTGGATGGTAGATTACACAGGGGAAGCGCTGGATACGAGCAAACATGTGTATACGCAATCATTCGGCGTCTATTCACTCAGTGAGTACTATCGTGCTACCGGGGATGCTTCTGCATTAGAACTTGCGAAAACGCTTTTTGCTCTAATCGAGGACAAAGGTCTGGATGCCGAACTACCTGCGTATAAGGAACAATTTGATCGCACATGGAAGGAACAGCCCAATGAAATGCTGAGCGAAAATGGGGTTATTGCGGACTACACAATGAATACGCATATCCATGTGCTGGAGGCCTACACCACGCTCTATCGCGTGTGGCCGGATCAACAAGTGAAGGCGGCGCTGGAACGCCTGCTCGGAATTTTGTATGAACGCGTGTATGACCAAGACACCAAGTTTCTCGGGGTATTTTTCAACAAACATTGGGAATCCATCATTGACCTGCGCTCGTTCGGACATGACATTGAAGCCAGCTGGCTGATTGACGAAGCACTGAAAGTTCTAGGGATGGAACAACATCCGGAGTATGCGGCAATGGTAACGGATATCGCCTATAACATCTCCAATGTAGCCGTGAATGAAGATGGTTCCCTGTTAAATGAACAAGAAGGTGAACATATCGATGAGAAGCGAATTTGGTGGGTTCAAGCCGAGGCGATGGTCGGTTTCTATAACGCGTATCAGCGTACAGGTGATCCAATGTTTCTGGAGAGAGTGGAGCGCTTGTGGACCTATACAAAAGAAAACATCATTGATCAGCGCGCTGGTGGGGAATGGTACTGGTCGGTTGATGGGAACGGCACACCGGATCAGAGCGAAATTGCCGGACCGTGGAAATGCCCGTATCACAATAGCAGATTCTGTATTGAACTAATCGAGAGGATGGGATCAGAATGA
- a CDS encoding extracellular solute-binding protein, giving the protein MRKNKGWMMLLTMLLITSLLAACSSGGGSSQAGEEISTDPADIKGEITVLTQRTDIVDTVFKDYAAEFNKEYPDVKVNFQALADYEGQVKIRMSTKDYGDVLMIPTSVPIADIPDFFEPLGTYDELKDKYTAIEERMVDGQVYGIPTVITFSGIIYNKQVFKDAGIMEVPKTPEQFQAALQLVKDNTDAVPLYTNYASGWALTQWESDLPTVAGSVDYVNVDQPNTDENFVPGQPHYELYKVLYDAAKNGLIEKDPTTTDWESSKADLAKGKIATMALGSWAITQIQGMTDTPDDIGFLPFPTNASEVVVPLSADYNIGMNVNSENKPAAKAWIDWFLAKSNYAVEQGGGMDAAKNAELPPILDQYKDVKFSTLTPAKEGQEGLVDKIDNEGEIGLWQPDFKKRIIEAGIGNRKESYDDIMKDLNDKWVKARAELTK; this is encoded by the coding sequence TTGAGAAAAAACAAAGGTTGGATGATGTTGCTGACGATGCTGCTCATCACTTCACTACTTGCTGCATGTTCATCCGGAGGTGGATCTTCGCAGGCAGGGGAGGAGATCAGTACAGATCCGGCAGATATCAAAGGTGAAATAACCGTTCTGACGCAACGGACAGATATTGTGGATACCGTGTTCAAAGACTACGCTGCTGAGTTCAACAAGGAATATCCCGATGTGAAAGTAAATTTCCAGGCACTGGCCGACTACGAAGGACAAGTGAAGATCCGTATGAGCACCAAGGATTATGGTGATGTACTGATGATCCCGACCAGTGTTCCGATCGCAGATATCCCAGACTTTTTCGAGCCGCTCGGCACGTACGATGAATTGAAAGACAAATACACCGCCATTGAAGAACGCATGGTGGATGGTCAGGTCTACGGTATCCCTACCGTGATCACGTTCTCCGGGATCATTTATAACAAACAGGTCTTCAAAGACGCAGGCATTATGGAAGTTCCCAAAACACCGGAGCAATTCCAGGCTGCGCTTCAACTGGTCAAAGACAATACAGATGCGGTTCCGCTCTACACCAACTATGCATCCGGCTGGGCTCTCACGCAATGGGAATCGGATCTGCCAACCGTTGCAGGCAGTGTGGATTACGTTAACGTGGATCAACCGAACACAGATGAGAACTTTGTGCCTGGTCAGCCGCACTATGAACTATATAAAGTGCTCTATGATGCAGCCAAGAACGGTCTAATCGAGAAAGATCCAACAACAACCGACTGGGAAAGCTCCAAAGCAGATCTTGCCAAAGGCAAAATTGCCACAATGGCACTGGGCTCTTGGGCCATCACACAGATCCAAGGCATGACGGATACCCCGGACGACATTGGATTCTTACCTTTCCCAACCAATGCTAGTGAGGTTGTGGTTCCGCTCTCCGCCGACTATAACATCGGCATGAACGTAAACAGCGAGAACAAACCTGCTGCCAAAGCTTGGATTGACTGGTTCCTGGCGAAATCGAACTACGCAGTTGAACAGGGCGGCGGTATGGATGCAGCCAAGAATGCTGAATTACCACCGATTTTGGATCAATATAAAGATGTGAAATTCTCCACACTCACGCCTGCCAAAGAAGGTCAGGAAGGTCTGGTCGACAAGATTGATAACGAAGGCGAAATCGGTCTCTGGCAGCCTGACTTCAAGAAACGCATTATCGAAGCAGGTATTGGGAACCGCAAGGAATCGTATGACGACATCATGAAAGATCTGAACGACAAGTGGGTCAAAGCAAGAGCAGAACTCACAAAATAA
- a CDS encoding carbohydrate ABC transporter permease: protein MTQLKYTLASVVKYASLVLAAFIALLPIVFILFASLKTNAEYATSSPLAPPANWLNFANYTKAFVDGNMLVGFKNTIIILIISIIGATLTGSMIAYVLDRFKFKGKKIMVAAFLLATLIPSVTTQVATFQIINALDLFNTRWAAIVMYLGTDIIAVYIFLQFLGSISSALDESAMLDGASYFTIYWKIILPLLKPAIVTVIIVKGVNIYNDFYTPFLYMPKTDLQVISTALFKFKGPFGSQWEVISAGIMIAIIPTMIIFLLLQKYIYNGFAQGSVK, encoded by the coding sequence GTGACACAACTCAAATACACCCTTGCGAGCGTGGTTAAATATGCTTCCCTGGTGCTTGCGGCGTTTATCGCGCTGTTACCCATCGTGTTCATCCTGTTTGCATCTCTCAAAACCAATGCGGAATACGCTACCAGCAGTCCGCTTGCCCCGCCAGCCAACTGGCTGAACTTTGCGAACTATACGAAGGCTTTTGTGGATGGCAACATGTTGGTCGGTTTCAAAAATACGATCATTATCCTGATCATCTCCATTATAGGTGCAACCTTAACGGGTTCCATGATCGCGTATGTGTTGGATCGTTTCAAATTCAAAGGCAAGAAAATCATGGTCGCGGCATTCCTGCTCGCTACGCTGATTCCAAGTGTTACAACACAGGTCGCTACATTCCAGATCATCAACGCGCTCGACCTGTTTAACACACGCTGGGCGGCCATCGTGATGTATCTGGGTACAGATATCATCGCGGTTTATATTTTCCTGCAGTTCCTGGGCTCCATCTCAAGTGCACTGGATGAATCCGCCATGCTGGATGGCGCGTCGTACTTCACGATCTACTGGAAAATCATTCTGCCACTGCTGAAACCGGCCATTGTAACGGTCATTATCGTGAAGGGTGTGAACATCTATAACGACTTCTACACACCGTTCCTGTACATGCCAAAGACCGATCTACAGGTCATATCCACCGCCTTGTTCAAATTCAAGGGACCGTTCGGATCGCAGTGGGAAGTGATCAGCGCCGGCATCATGATCGCCATTATTCCAACCATGATCATCTTCCTGTTGTTACAGAAGTACATCTATAATGGCTTCGCGCAAGGCTCAGTTAAATAA
- a CDS encoding glycoside hydrolase family 130 protein, whose product MSVAETKNVHIVGDALPNMPWEEKPEGTEGPVWRHSANPVVPRNPVKGIARIFNSAVVPYEGKFIGVFRAETVNGRPHLHMGASEDGLEWTIEEERIAFVDENGDPFMPNYAYDPRLVKVEDTYYIIWCTDFYGAALGLAKTDDFKTFVRLENPMLPFNRNGVLFPRKINDNYVMLSRPSDSGHTPFGDIFLSESPDLVYWGKHRHVMSKGGQGWWQSVKIGGGPAPIETSEGWLMFYHGVTGTCNGLVYSMGAVILDLDEPSKVKYRSSNFVLTPEKWYEEQGFVDNVIFPCATLHDADTGRIAIYYGAADTYVGVAYTTIEEIVNYVIETDEVIAGDREEGKL is encoded by the coding sequence ATGTCAGTTGCTGAAACGAAAAACGTACACATTGTTGGGGACGCTTTACCGAATATGCCTTGGGAGGAAAAACCGGAGGGAACGGAAGGCCCGGTATGGAGACACTCGGCGAATCCGGTGGTTCCGCGTAACCCGGTCAAAGGCATTGCCCGCATTTTCAACAGTGCTGTTGTACCGTATGAAGGAAAATTCATTGGGGTATTCCGTGCTGAAACTGTTAATGGACGTCCACACCTTCACATGGGCGCAAGCGAAGATGGTCTGGAGTGGACAATTGAAGAGGAACGCATTGCATTTGTGGATGAGAATGGCGATCCATTTATGCCGAACTATGCGTACGATCCACGTTTGGTCAAAGTCGAGGATACGTATTACATCATCTGGTGTACAGACTTCTACGGCGCAGCACTGGGCCTGGCCAAAACAGATGACTTCAAAACATTTGTCCGCCTCGAAAATCCAATGCTGCCGTTCAACCGTAATGGCGTGTTGTTTCCACGCAAAATCAACGACAACTATGTAATGTTGTCCAGACCAAGTGACAGTGGACATACGCCATTCGGAGACATTTTCCTGAGCGAAAGCCCGGATCTTGTGTATTGGGGCAAGCACCGTCATGTGATGAGCAAAGGCGGCCAAGGCTGGTGGCAATCGGTTAAAATTGGTGGCGGGCCTGCTCCGATCGAAACGTCCGAAGGTTGGCTGATGTTCTACCACGGCGTCACGGGAACCTGTAACGGATTGGTATATAGCATGGGTGCGGTCATTCTGGATCTGGATGAGCCGTCCAAAGTCAAATATCGTTCCTCCAACTTTGTGCTGACACCGGAAAAATGGTATGAAGAACAAGGTTTCGTTGATAACGTCATCTTCCCATGCGCAACACTGCATGATGCTGATACCGGACGTATCGCCATCTATTACGGGGCTGCCGACACGTATGTGGGTGTGGCGTATACGACCATCGAAGAGATCGTGAACTATGTGATCGAGACGGACGAGGTTATTGCAGGTGACCGCGAGGAAGGCAAGCTGTAA
- a CDS encoding glycosidase, with protein MIHPKYKELLEKQEQLLTRPNEINSSFYNGVYDRYQYPVITRHHVPLHWRFDLDETTNPHFMERLGINATLNPGAIYFNGKYVMVIRTEGLDRKSIFALAESDNGIDGFRFTGKPLVWEDIDADETNQYDMRLVQHEDRWIYGIYCSERKDPDAPAFDTSSAVAQAGLVRTRDLISWERLPNITTNSPQQRNVVLHPEFVDGKYAFYTRPQDGFISTGSGGGIAFGLCEDILNPVIHEETIIDERQYHTVYEVKNGQGPAPLKTDRGWIHIAHGVRNTAAGLRYVLYTFATDLNDPARIIAKPGGHFIAPYDDERVGDVSNVIFCNGAVVNEKEEVFIYYASSDTRCHVATTTLEKLVDYTFNTPADPYRSLDCASQRGQLIEQNEKLLQKQLT; from the coding sequence ATGATACACCCGAAATACAAGGAGTTACTGGAGAAACAGGAGCAGCTGCTTACTCGCCCTAATGAGATCAATTCTTCCTTCTACAACGGCGTATATGACCGGTACCAATATCCGGTAATCACTCGCCATCACGTACCACTGCATTGGAGATTCGATCTGGATGAGACGACGAACCCGCATTTCATGGAGCGCCTGGGCATTAACGCTACACTGAACCCAGGAGCCATCTATTTCAATGGCAAATACGTCATGGTTATTCGTACCGAAGGATTGGATCGCAAATCAATCTTTGCGCTCGCCGAGAGCGATAATGGTATCGACGGATTCCGTTTCACGGGTAAACCATTGGTCTGGGAAGATATCGATGCGGATGAAACCAATCAGTATGATATGCGCCTCGTTCAACATGAAGATCGCTGGATCTATGGCATCTATTGCTCGGAACGCAAAGACCCTGATGCTCCTGCATTTGATACATCCAGCGCAGTTGCACAGGCAGGACTGGTTCGTACACGGGATCTTATAAGCTGGGAACGGTTGCCCAACATCACAACGAATTCCCCTCAACAGCGCAATGTCGTTTTGCACCCGGAATTCGTGGATGGAAAGTATGCCTTCTACACCCGTCCACAGGACGGTTTCATCTCAACAGGCAGTGGCGGCGGAATCGCCTTTGGTCTGTGTGAGGATATCTTGAACCCTGTCATTCATGAAGAGACCATTATCGACGAACGGCAATATCATACGGTATATGAGGTCAAAAACGGTCAAGGCCCCGCTCCGCTCAAGACGGATCGTGGCTGGATTCACATTGCTCATGGAGTTCGGAACACCGCAGCAGGCCTGCGTTACGTGTTATACACCTTCGCTACGGATCTGAATGATCCGGCGCGTATTATTGCCAAGCCGGGCGGCCACTTCATTGCTCCTTATGACGATGAGCGGGTAGGCGATGTGTCCAATGTTATTTTCTGCAACGGTGCTGTGGTCAATGAGAAGGAAGAAGTCTTTATCTATTACGCTTCCAGCGATACCCGCTGTCATGTGGCAACAACGACTCTGGAGAAACTGGTCGATTATACGTTCAATACACCGGCTGATCCGTATCGTTCCCTGGACTGTGCCAGCCAGCGGGGTCAGCTGATTGAACAGAATGAGAAGCTTTTACAGAAACAATTAACGTAA
- a CDS encoding Glu/Leu/Phe/Val dehydrogenase has protein sequence MQLWQEMEREGMEELIFCHDAVSGLRAVIAIHNTVLGPALGGCRYWTYASEEEAVRDAVKLAKGMTYKNAISGLPYGGGKVVIWDVPFAKNAKPDEDGCGSQSGKQVVGNLGVEQQKGAAAERKVAADEMTHSQDKSLDTDVSKRAQRFRALGRCLERLNGRYVTGLDLGTTATDMDQIRLETAHVTDTTGSLGAQDDFTAEMTAYGVHIGIVTSLRQQGIASLQGIPVAVQGLGKVGYALCRYLHAAGARLNVADVVPERVQRALGQFSGAISADPAHVHAADCKVFAPCALGGVLTPATVEKLRCSIVAGAANNQLSERQLVAGRMQARGILYAPDYVLNAGGIISTAYELEGAGPDLIRQKVAGIAGTLSKVYAEAAQSAISTADAADRLAESILRAGHTR, from the coding sequence ATGCAGCTATGGCAGGAGATGGAGCGGGAAGGCATGGAGGAACTCATTTTTTGCCATGATGCAGTTAGTGGATTGAGGGCGGTCATTGCCATTCATAACACGGTCCTTGGGCCTGCGCTCGGAGGATGCCGCTACTGGACGTATGCATCCGAGGAAGAAGCTGTTCGGGATGCTGTGAAGCTTGCTAAAGGCATGACGTACAAAAATGCAATCTCCGGACTGCCGTATGGTGGCGGGAAAGTGGTCATATGGGATGTACCTTTTGCCAAGAATGCGAAACCGGATGAGGATGGTTGCGGGTCTCAAAGTGGTAAGCAGGTCGTTGGAAATCTAGGGGTAGAGCAGCAAAAGGGCGCTGCCGCTGAACGGAAAGTCGCCGCTGATGAGATGACACATTCACAAGATAAAAGTCTGGATACGGATGTATCCAAGCGGGCGCAGCGCTTTCGTGCATTGGGTCGTTGTCTGGAGCGGCTGAACGGGCGATACGTGACCGGTCTTGATCTGGGTACCACGGCGACAGACATGGACCAGATCCGACTGGAGACCGCACATGTGACGGACACCACGGGTTCGCTTGGGGCGCAGGATGACTTCACTGCCGAGATGACCGCCTATGGCGTACACATCGGCATTGTGACCTCGCTGCGCCAGCAAGGCATTGCATCTTTGCAGGGCATTCCCGTTGCCGTCCAGGGACTGGGCAAGGTCGGGTATGCCCTGTGCCGTTACCTGCATGCAGCCGGGGCACGGCTCAATGTGGCAGACGTTGTACCGGAGCGTGTACAACGTGCCCTTGGGCAGTTCAGCGGCGCCATCTCGGCCGATCCGGCCCATGTCCACGCCGCTGACTGCAAGGTCTTCGCCCCCTGTGCCCTAGGGGGCGTACTGACCCCGGCAACGGTGGAGAAGCTGCGCTGCTCCATCGTTGCCGGGGCGGCCAACAACCAGCTGAGTGAACGACAGCTGGTTGCAGGCCGCATGCAGGCGCGCGGCATCCTGTATGCGCCTGATTATGTGCTCAACGCAGGCGGAATCATCTCCACCGCCTACGAGCTGGAAGGCGCCGGGCCTGACCTGATCCGCCAAAAGGTGGCGGGGATTGCAGGCACGCTGAGCAAGGTATACGCAGAAGCTGCGCAATCTGCAATCTCCACAGCCGATGCAGCCGATCGGCTAGCGGAATCCATCCTCCGAGCAGGCCATACGAGATAG
- a CDS encoding sugar ABC transporter permease: MKYLKLSNWGYSAQRIFIICAFSIIPLALLFTFAYLPVINMFKYSFTDWNGYSKRFDYVGFENYTRIFSDPEYFKVFIVSLYYFVATFLQMGLALYFATILSFKVRGKNFFKGILFFPYLLNGVAIGFIFLFFFKPDGTLDMLMHAVGLGQYTQLWLGNPNIINVSLAGASVWRYMGFNFIIFLGAISSIPKDVYEASDIDGANRWQQFRHIILPSITRILQLNLILAISGAISAFDIPYIMTDGSNGSMTFVIQTVHLAFKYGKLGLASAMAVVLLMIVILVTLVQRVTMKGEE; the protein is encoded by the coding sequence ATGAAGTACTTAAAACTTTCGAATTGGGGCTACTCAGCGCAACGCATATTTATCATCTGTGCCTTCTCAATTATTCCGCTGGCGTTGCTGTTTACATTTGCATACTTACCGGTCATCAACATGTTCAAATACAGTTTCACCGATTGGAACGGATACAGCAAAAGGTTTGATTATGTTGGCTTTGAGAACTATACGCGTATCTTCAGTGATCCCGAATACTTCAAAGTATTTATTGTCAGCTTGTACTACTTCGTGGCTACGTTCTTACAGATGGGCTTGGCGCTTTACTTTGCCACCATTCTGAGTTTCAAAGTTCGAGGCAAAAACTTCTTCAAAGGCATACTGTTTTTCCCTTATTTGCTGAATGGGGTAGCCATCGGTTTTATTTTCCTCTTTTTCTTCAAACCGGACGGTACACTCGATATGCTCATGCATGCTGTCGGGCTGGGACAATACACACAGCTCTGGCTCGGTAATCCCAATATTATTAACGTGTCACTCGCAGGTGCCTCGGTATGGAGATACATGGGCTTCAACTTTATCATTTTCCTGGGTGCAATCTCCTCCATTCCAAAGGATGTGTATGAAGCATCCGATATTGATGGTGCCAATCGCTGGCAGCAATTCCGCCACATCATCCTGCCAAGCATTACACGCATCCTGCAGCTCAACCTGATCTTGGCGATTAGCGGCGCAATTAGTGCGTTCGATATTCCATATATCATGACCGATGGTTCCAACGGCAGTATGACATTTGTAATCCAAACGGTTCACTTGGCGTTTAAATACGGCAAGCTGGGACTGGCATCCGCCATGGCTGTGGTGCTGCTCATGATCGTTATTCTCGTTACGCTTGTGCAGCGCGTCACCATGAAAGGGGAGGAATAA
- a CDS encoding DUF2179 domain-containing protein: MFKILVFIFLIQIVYVSAYTLRMILTLKGQKYIAALISMGEIVIYVLGLNLVLQYLTQPSALIVYAVGYGLGVLLGAWIEEKIALGYITVKVICNQMGNNVANALRDKGYGVTAWVGSGRDGDRLVMEILAKRKNQKLLYQTILDLDPKAFVITVEPKQFHGGFWTRSIKK; the protein is encoded by the coding sequence TTGTTTAAAATATTGGTATTTATCTTTTTGATCCAGATTGTGTACGTATCCGCTTATACACTCCGGATGATTCTGACACTCAAAGGCCAGAAATACATCGCCGCACTGATCAGCATGGGTGAGATTGTGATCTATGTACTCGGTCTGAATCTGGTGCTCCAATACCTGACTCAGCCTTCGGCCCTGATCGTGTACGCGGTGGGTTATGGACTCGGTGTATTACTCGGGGCCTGGATTGAAGAGAAGATTGCCCTCGGTTACATTACCGTTAAAGTCATCTGTAACCAGATGGGCAACAACGTCGCGAATGCCCTGCGAGATAAAGGATATGGTGTTACTGCATGGGTGGGCAGTGGACGTGATGGAGATCGGCTTGTGATGGAGATTCTGGCAAAACGTAAAAACCAGAAACTGCTCTACCAGACGATTCTCGATCTGGACCCTAAAGCATTTGTTATTACCGTGGAGCCCAAACAGTTCCATGGCGGCTTCTGGACACGTTCCATCAAAAAGTAA
- a CDS encoding ABC transporter ATP-binding protein produces the protein MSEQQVLSIESLRMRYNGRYVLNGIDLEVNRGEMIGYIGPNGAGKSTTVKILLGLVEGYVGTVRIFGKDIADGDVEYKRRIGYVPEVAELYEQLTPAEYLTFTGELYGMSYEDADYKAKLLMDCFGLEKSYHSRIASFSKGMRQKVLLISALLHDPDLLFLDEPLSGLDANSVMVVKEILSQLSAKGTTIFYSSHIMDVVEKISSRIVLIAEGRVVADGTFKQLQQQSMEGTLEEVFNQLTGFNEHKAIAERFVSIVQEVY, from the coding sequence GTGAGTGAACAACAAGTGCTGTCCATTGAAAGCTTACGTATGAGATATAACGGACGTTATGTGCTGAACGGCATCGATCTGGAAGTGAATCGCGGTGAGATGATTGGATATATTGGTCCGAATGGGGCTGGCAAAAGTACAACGGTTAAGATTTTACTCGGGCTGGTTGAAGGATATGTAGGCACGGTGCGAATCTTTGGTAAAGATATTGCGGATGGGGATGTAGAGTATAAGCGCAGAATCGGTTATGTTCCGGAGGTCGCGGAATTGTACGAACAATTAACGCCTGCGGAGTATCTGACATTCACGGGGGAGTTATACGGCATGTCCTATGAAGATGCAGATTACAAAGCCAAGTTATTGATGGATTGTTTTGGACTGGAAAAATCATATCATTCCCGCATTGCCTCCTTTTCCAAAGGTATGCGTCAGAAAGTGCTGTTAATTTCTGCGCTGCTGCATGACCCGGATCTGTTGTTCCTGGATGAACCACTCAGCGGATTGGATGCCAATAGTGTGATGGTGGTCAAAGAGATTTTGTCACAATTGTCAGCCAAAGGCACAACGATCTTCTATTCGTCACACATTATGGATGTGGTGGAGAAGATCAGCAGTCGAATTGTACTGATCGCTGAAGGACGCGTAGTGGCAGACGGTACGTTCAAGCAGCTTCAACAGCAATCCATGGAAGGTACGCTGGAGGAAGTATTCAATCAATTAACGGGCTTTAATGAGCACAAAGCCATTGCTGAGCGTTTTGTATCCATTGTGCAGGAGGTGTACTGA